The DNA region CGTGGCCTCGACAGGCGGGATTCTCGCGCTCGGCGGCGGGAGCGGGCGTCTTGCCGGCAGTCGGTCTTGCGGACATGCGCGGAACGGATGGCGATCCGGGCCGCGCGGTTCTGCGGGATCGCTGGCGTCGCATGAATTCCCCGAGGTGATGCGGATGGCGGAACGAGGTCGGACCGCGCATGGGTGCCGTCGCCTGCTGTCGGGAGCGGCGGCCGTCGCGGCCGTTTCTCTGTCGGCCGGGGCGCCGGGGATCGCGCGTGCCGACACGTTGCGCGAGCAGGCCTCCACTTTGGTGGCCCAGCTCGGCCCGCATCAGATGCTGGCCGCTGCCCTCACCTGCGGCGCGTCGCTGTTCGCCATCCTGTTGGCGCTGCAGTATGTGCGCCTGCGCCGGCGCACCCGCAAGGAGCGCGCCGCCACCCGCGCCCAGCTCGCCACGCTGCGCGCCGAGACCGACCGCGTCCGCACGCTGCTGCAGCTCGACCGTCAGGTCATCGCCGTGTGGGGCGGCGGCGAGGATCCCGAGATTTCCGGCGACATCGAGATCGTCGGCGCCGCCCAGCCGCTGCGCGTGCTGGCGTTCGGCGCGTGGCTCGCGGCCGAGCAGGCGGGCGCGCTGGAGACCGCGGTCGAGCGGCTGCGCGAGCGCGGCGAGGCCTTCTCCATGATCCTCGCCACCCATGCCGGCCGCCACATCGAGGCCGACGGCCGCGCCATCGGCGGCTGCGCCGTGCTGCGCCTGCGCGAGGCCACCGGCGCGCGCGGCGAGGCGGCGGATCTGGCCGAGCGGCTGCGCCGTGCCGAGCGCGACGCCACCATTCTGCGCAGTCTGGTCGAGAGCCTGCAGGTGCCGATGTGGGTGCGCGACGCCGCCGGCCGCCTGACCTGGGCCAACGCCGCCTATGCCGCCGCCGTCGATGCCGGCACGGCGGAGGCGGCGGTCGGGCGCGGCATCGAGCTGCTCGACCGCGCCGACCGGCAGGCCGCGGCCCAGGCCTGCGCCAAGCAGGGCCGGTTCGAGAAGCGCCTCGCCGCCATCGTCGCCGGCGAGCGGCGCCAGCTCGACGTGGTCGAGATCGTCAACCGCAGCGGCGTGTGCGCCGGCATCGCCCTCGATGCCACCGAGGCCGAGCAGGTGCGCACCGGCCTGCAGCAGACCATCACCGCCCACCGCCGCATTCTCGACAGCCTCGCCACCGGCGTCGCCATCTTCGATTCGTCGAAGCGGCTGGTGTTCTACAATCCCGCCTATCAGCGCCTGTTCGGCCTCGACCGCGCCTTCCTCGACGAGCACCCGGCCGATGCCGACGTGCTCGACCGCCTGCGCTCCGAGCGCAAGCTGCCCGAGCAGGCCGACTTCCGCAAATGGCGCGACAACTTCCTCACCGCCTACCAGTCGCTGGAGCCGCAGGAGCAGGGCTGGCATCTGCCGGGCGGGCGCATGCTGCGCGTCGTCATCAATCCCAATCCCGATGGCGGCCTGACCTATCTGTTCGACGACATCACCGAGCGCATCGATCTGCAGAGCCGCATCAACCAGCTCTCCGGCCTGCATCGCGAGACGCTCGACAATCTCGCCGAGGCGGTGGCGGTGTTCGGCTCGGACGGCCGGCTCAAGCTGCACAACCCGTCCTTCACCCGGCTGTGGCGGCTGTCGCCGGATTCGCTGGCGGCGCATCCGCACATCGAGGTCATCGCCGCGTGGTGTCAGGCGATGTGCAACGAGGATGTCTGGCCGGTGCTGCGCGCCACGGTCACCGCCATCGGCGGCCGCCACGAGCCGGTGGCGCGCCGCATCGAGCGCGCCGACGGCAGCGTGCTCGACGCCACCGCCGCCAAGCTGCCGGACGGCTCGACCCTGGTGACGTTCCGCGACGTGACCGACTCTGTGTCGGTCGAACGCGTGCTGACCGAGAAGAACGAGGCGCTGGAGCAGGCCGACGCGCTGAAGACGCGCTTCATCCACCACGTCTCCTACGAGCTGCGCACGCCGCTCACCAACATCATCGGCTTCGCCCAGTTGCTCGGCGATCCGGCGATCGGGCCGCTCAACGCCAAGCAGCACGATTATGTCGGCCACATCACCGGCTCGAGCGCGGCGCTGCTCGCCATCATCGATGACATTCTCGATCTCGCCACCATCGATGCCGGGGCGATGAATTTCGAGCCGTCCGAGATCGACATCCGCGAGACCATGCGGGCGGCGAGCGATGGCGTGCAGGACCGCATCGCCGAGAAGGGCCTCAAGCTGGTGCTCGACGTGCCCCCCGGTGCCGGCACCATGCAGGCGGACGGCAAGCGCCTGCGGCAGGTGCTCTACAATCTCCTGTCCAACGCCGTGGGCTTCTCGCCGCCCGGCGGCACCGTCACGCTGTCGGTGCGCGTCGAGGCCGATGCCGTCGAGTTCCGCGTCGCCGACAAGGGGCCGGGCATTCCCGACGAGCTGAAGGACAAGGTGTTCGAGCGGTTCGAGTCGTTCGCCAATGGCGACAGCCAGCATCGCGGCGCCGGGCTCGGCCTGTCGATCGTGCGCTCGCTGGTGGCGCTGCACGGCGGCGAGGTCCGCATCGAAAGCGCGCCGGGGCGCGGCACCGCGGTGGCGGTGCGCTTCCCGGTCAAGCCCGTGACCGCCCCGGAATAGGTGGCAAATGACCGACGTGCCCGCCGGGTCCGCCTGGGATGTGGAATTGCCCGACGAGCGCGCGACGCTCCGGCTGGCGCGCGATCTGGCGGCGGCGCTGCGGCCCGGCGATCTCGTCACGCTGGCCGGCGATCTCGGCGCCGGCAAGTCGACGCTGGCGCGCGCGGTGATCCGCACGCTCGCCGGCGACGAGACGCTGGAGGTGCCGAGCCCGACCTACACGCTGATGCAGATCTACGATCACCTGCCGGTGCCGGTGGTGCATGCCGATCTCTACCGCGTGCGCAGCGCCGACGAGCTGGAGGAGATCGGCTTCGAGGAGGCGGCGGAAGGCGCCGCCGTGCTGGTCGAATGGCCGGAGCGCGCGGCCTCCGTGCTCGCCGCCGACCGGCTGGAGATCGTGATGGCGCTGGCGCCGAGCCGCGGCCCCGATGCGCGCCATGCCCGCCTCGTCGGCCACGGGGCGTTCGCGGCCCGGCTGAAGCGCATGCGCGAGATCCGGGTCTTTCTTCATGGTGCGGGCTGGGGCGATGCGGTGCGCCGGCCGCTTGCCGGCGACGCATCGAGCCGGCGCTACGAGCGGCTGAGCGAGCCCGGCCGCCACGCCGTGCTGATGGATGCGCCCGCCCGGCCGGACGGGCCGCCGGTGCGGGGCGGCCTGCCCTACAGCCGCGTCGCCCATCTCGCCGAGACCGTGACGCCGTTCGTCGCCATGGCGCGCGCTCTGCGCGAGCGCGGCCTGTCGGCGCCCGACATCCTGGCCGCCGACCTAACGAAGGGCCTGCTCATCGTCGAGGATCTGGGCGACGGGCGGGTGGTGGAGGGCGCGCCGCCGCAGCCGATCGTCGCGCGCTATCGCGCCGCCATCGAGCTGCTCGCGGCGCTGCACGCCACGCCGCTGCCGCCGCGCGTGCCGGTGGCCGTGCGCCTCGACCACGTCCTGCCGCGCTACGATTTCGACGCCTTCCTGATCGAGGTCGAGCTGCTGATCGACTGGTACCTGCCGTTTCGCGCCGTCGCGCTGGAGCCGGGGGAGCGCGAAGCGTTCACGGCGCTGTGGCGCGATGCGCTCGGCGCGGTGATCGGCGCCGCGGACGACGAATCGACGAATGACGAGGCGGCGAAGAGCGACTCGGCGAAACCCGACACGACGAAGTCAGGCATGACGAAGCCGGGAATGACGAAGTCCGAGATGACTTGGGTGCTGCGCGATTTCCACTCGCCCAATCTGATCTGGCTGGAGGGCCGCGAGGGTCTGGCGCGGGTCGGCGTCATCGATTTCCAGGATGCGGTGATCGGCCCCGCCGCCTACGACGTCGCCTCGCTCGCCCAGGATGCCCGCGTCGATGTCGCCGAGGATGTCGAGCTTGCGCTGCTCGGCCATTACGTCGCGCTGCGCCGCCGCGGCGATTCCGCCTTCGACGCGAAGCGCTTCGCCCGCGACTATGCGGTGCTGGGCGCGCAGCGCGCCACCAAGATTCTCGGCATCTTCGCCCGCCTCGCCAAGCGCGACGGCAAGCCGCTCTATCTCGCCCATATGCCGCGGGTGGCGCGCTATCTCGGGCGCTGCCTCGCCCATCCGGATCTGGCGCCGCTCAAGGCGTGGTACGCCGCGCATGTTCCGCTCGACGATCTGCCGCTCGACGGTCTCCCCGGCGGTGCGGCGCGATGACCGTGGCCCTGCCGACATCGGCGATGGTGCTGGCGGCGGGCCTCGGCCTGCGCATGCGCCCGCTCACCCTCACCACGCCCAAGCCGCTGATCGAGGTTGCGGGCCGCACTTTGATCGACCACGTGCTCGACCGTCTGGCCGAGGCCGCAATCGAGCGTGCGGTGGTCAATGTCCATCATCTCGCCGACCGCATGGAAGCGCATCTGAAGGGCCGCCGCCGGCCGCGCATCATCCTGTCGGACGAGCGCGCCGAGCTGCTCGACTCGGGCGGCGGCGTCGTCAAGGCGCTGCCGCATCTCGGCCAGCGCTTCTTCGTCACCAACGCCGATTCGTTCTGGATCGACGAGGCCGGCGCCAATCTTCGGGCGCTGGCGGATGCGTTCGATCCCTCGACCACCGACATTCTGATGCTGGTGGTGCCGCGCGAGGCCGCGGTCGGCTTCGATGGCGCGGGCGACTTCTTCCTGCAGCCGGACGGCCGGCTGGCGCGGCGCGGCAGTGCGCCCACCGCCCCCTTCGTCTATGCCGGCTGCTGCCTGATGGAGGCGCGGCTGTTCGCCGGGGCGCCTGCCGGGCCGTTCTCGCTCAACCGCATCTTCGATGCGGCGCTGGCGCAGGGCCGCCTGCACGGCCGCGTGCTCGACGGGCTGTGGCTGCATGTCGGCACGCCGCCGGCCATCGCGCTGGCCGAGGCGGCGATCGCCGGCCGCCGCCGCGCCGCGTCGTGAGCGGGCGCGTCGGTCGGCGACATTGGCAGCGAAGCCGATCTATCCTAGCATTCCGACATGTCTGACGGCCTGGACCAAGCTCAAGCAGCCTTCCACGTTTCGGCCATCTGGGACGAGGAGGCCGGCGTGTTCTTCTCGCAGTCGGATATTCCCGGCCTGCACGGCGAGGCGGAGACGTTCGAGGCGTTCGTGACGCTCGTTCACGCGCTGGCGCCGGAGATGATCGCCGACAATACGGCGCTCGGCGGCAAGCCGGTGGCGATCCAGATCGTTGCACGCCGCGACGTGGTGCTGAGCGCCGCCTGAGCATGACCAAGGATTTCTATGCAGAACTGGCGCGCCTGCTGCGGGATGCCGGCTGGCAACCCGTGCCGGGTGGCAAGGGATCGCATGAGAAATGGCGCCATAGGGACACCGGCCGCACCTTGATCGTGCCGCGCACCAAGAGCCGGCACACGGCGAACGAAATCTTGAAGGACGCGGGACTCCCCAAGGCGTTTTGAGCACCGGCCGCCATACCCGCGGCGTCATCCCGGCAAGCGGCCTCGAGACCCGGAATCGTTCGCAGGGTGGACGGACTCTCGCCGCCCGCCTCCCACCTTGCCAAGTAGGCGGAATCGCCGGAATCTCGGCCGGCCGTGAAGCGTCCGGCGCAATCATCCGGTTTCCGGCACGCCGTTTCCGCGATCCCGAAGGGATCAACCGGAAACCGCATCAAAGCGGAGTTCGACCCCTTCCGTGAGCCCGCGCGTCTTCACCATTCCCCCCGGTGCGCCGTTCCTCGCCACCTTCGCCGCGGCGCTGCTGGAGGGCCGGCTGGTGGCGGACTTTCCCGATGCCGGCGATCCGGCCGCGCTCGCCCGCGCCACGCTCTATCTGCCCACCCGGCGCGCCTGCCGGCTGGCCGAATCGGCGCTGCTGGAGGCGCGCGGCGGCCGCGCCACGCTGCTGCCGCGGCTGGTGCCGCTCGGCGAGGTCGGCGAGGACGAGATCGATTTCGGCGCGGCCGATGACGGCATCCCCGACCTGCCGGATGCGATCGCGCCGCTCGCCCGCCGCCTGCTGCTGGCGCGCCTCGTGACGAAGCTTGCCGTAAGCCCGGAGCTGCGGCTCGACGGCACGGCGGGGCTCGCGACCGCGCCGGCCGCGGCGCTGGCGCTCGCCGACGAGCTTGCCCGGCTGATCGACCGCATGGCCACCGGCCGCGTGCCGTGGTCGCGGCTCGACGGGCTGGTGCCCGAGGAGCTCGACCGCTACTGGCAGATTTCGGTGCGCTTCCTCAAGGCGGTGGCGCAGGATCTGTGGCCGGCGATCCTGGCCGAGCGCGGCCTGATCGACCCGGCGGCGCGGCGCGACCTCCTGGCGGCGCGCGAAGCCGCGCGGATCGCCGCCGGCGCCCCCGGCCCAGTGATCGTCGCCGGCTCGACCGGCTCGATCCCGGCGACCCGCGATCTCATCGCCGCCGTCGCCCGCCATCCTTTGGGCGCGGTGGTGCTGCCGGGCCTCGATACGACCCTCGACGAGGCCGCCTGGGGCCTGCTCGATCCCGGCGACGACGGCGAGCCGCTGCCGACCCATCCGCAGTTTGGCCTCGCCCAGACGCTTGCCGCCATCGGCATCGGCCGCGACGCGGTGGAACCCCTCGCCGAGCCCGCTTCGCCCGGCCGCGAGCGGCTGCTGTCGCGGGCGCTGCGCCCGGCCGCCACCACCGAGCAGTGGGCGGTGCCCGAACCCGGGCTCGACCCGAAAGCCGCCCTCGACAGCGTGATGCTGGCGGTCGCCGCCGAGCCGCAGGAGGAGGCGCTGGCCGCGGCCCTCGCGCTGCGCGAGGTGCTGGAAACGCCGGGCCGTCACGCCGCGCTGATCACCCCGGACCGGGCGCTGGCGCGCCGCGTCGCCGCCGACCTCACCCGCTGGGGCATCGCGGTGGACGACTCGGCCGGCGTGCCGCTCGCCGACACCGCCGCCGGCCTGCTCGCCCGCCTCGTCGCCGAGGCGGCGGCGTCCGATCTCGCGCCGGTGCGGCTGATGGCGCTGCTCAACCAGCCGGCGGTGGCGTTCGGCCTGCCGGCGCCGGCCTTCGCGAAGGAGCGCGAGGCGCTGGAGGTCGCGGTGCTGCGCGGCCCCCGCCCCGGCGCCGGGGTCAATGGTCTGCGGCTGGCGCTGGCCGAGATGCGCACCTCGCCCGAGGCCCGGCGGCGCAACCTCGCGCCCTGGCTGTTCGAGCAGGCCGAGGCGCTGGCGGGGCGGCTTGGCGCCGCGCTTGGCGCGTTCCTGGCGCTCGGCGGCGGCGCGGTGCGGCCGCTTCGGGTGCTGGTCGATGCCCACCGCGCGGCGATCGAAGCCGTCACCGCGGGGCCGGACGGCGCGGCGGGGCTTGTGGGCGACGACGCCGAGGCGCTGGACGAGCTGTTTACGGCGCTTCTGGAGGCGGCCGACGACGCCGCGCCGATGTCCTTAGCCGACTACGCAGAAGCGGTTCCGGCGCTGATGAGCGGCATTGCCGTGCGCGCGGCGTTCGACGAGGGCGCGCGGGTGCGCATTCTCGGCCCGCTCGAAGCCCGCATGGTGCCGCTCGACCGGGTGGTGATCGCCGGCCTCGACGAAGGCCGCTGGCCGCCCGACACCTCCAACGATCCCTGGCTCAGCCGGCCGATGCGGCGGGCGCTGGGGCTCGATCTGCCGGAACGGCGCATCGGTCTCGCCGCCCACGATTTCGTTCAGGCGTTCGGCGCGCCGGAGGTGGTGCTGACGCGGGCCCGCAAGGCCGGCGGCGCGCCCACCGTGCCGGCGCGCTTCCTGCAGCGGCTTGCCGCGGTGTCGGGCAAGGCGTGGACGGAGGTCGAGGCGCGCGGCGAAACGCTGCTGGCGCTGGCCCGGCTGGTCGATGCCGCGCCGCCCGCGAAGCCGGTCGCCCGGCCGATGCCGGCGCCGCCGCTGGCGCTGCGGCCGGCCCGGCTGTCGGTGACCGAGATCGAGGATTGGGTGCGCGACCCCTACACCATCTTCGCCCGCCACGTGCTGAAGCTGCGCCCGCTCGATCCGCTGGAGGCCGATGTCGCCGCCCCCGCCCGCGGCACCATCGTGCACGAGGCGCTGGCAGCCTTCCTGAAAGCCTATCCCGACAACCTGCCGCCCGACGCCCTGGCGCGGCTGCTCGCGTTCGGGCGCGATGCGTTCGCCCGCATCGACGGCTTCCCCGAGCTTCGGGCGGTGTGGTGGCCGCGTTTCGTGCGGGTGGCGCGCTGGCTGGTGGCCGAGGAGATGGCGCGCCGCGCCGAGACGCAGGTGACGAGCCTCGTCGAGATTTCCGGCAGCTATGTGGTGCCCGGCACGGCGTTCACGCTCACCGGCCGCGCCGACCGCATCGATCTTTCCGCCACCGGCGCGGTGGTGATCGACTACAAGACCGGCCAGCCGCCCTCGAACCCGCAGGTCGCCTCCGGCCTCGCGCCGCAATTGCCGCTGGAGGCGGCGATGGTGACCGGCGGCGGCTTCGCCGACATCGCCGCCGGCACGCCGGTCGAGGCGATGATCTATGTGCGGGTGTCGGGCGGCGAGCCGCCGGGTGCCTGGCTGCCGGTCAAGCCGCAGGACGTGGCATTGGCCGATCTCGCGCCGCAGGCGGTGGCCGGGCTCGCCCGGCTGGTGGCGCGCTTTTGCGATCCCGCCCAGGGCTACGTCGCGCACGTGCGCCCGAAATTCGCCGGCCGCCACGGCGACTACGACCACCTCGCCCGCGTCGCCGAATGGTCGGCGACCGGCGGTGGCGGCACCGAGGAGGGCGAGGCGTGAGCGGCTTCGTCATCCCCGAAAAGACCCGGCTCGACCAGACCGCGGCCTCCGATCCCGCCCGCTCGGCCTGGGTCGATGCCAATGCCGGCTCCGGCAAGACGCACGTGCTGGCGCGCCGGGTGGTGCGGCTCCTGCTGCGCGGGGTGCCGCCGGGCCGGCTTTTGTGCCTCACTTATACCAAGGCCGCCGCCGCCAATATGGCGAACCGCGTGCTGAAGGATTTGGCGAAGTTCGCCACGGCGCCGGACGACGAACTCGACCGGCTGATCGTCGAGACCGATGGCGGCGTGCCGGGCGAGGCCCGCCGCGCCCGGGCGCGGCGGCTGTTCGCCGAGGCGCTGGAGACGCCGGGCGGGCTCAAGGTGCAGACCATCCACGCCTTCTGCGACCGGGTGCTGCACCAGTTCCCGTTCGAGGCCGGGGTGCCGGCCGGCTTCTCGGTGCTCGACGAGCGCCAGGCCGGCGAGCTTCTGGCCGAGGCCCGCGCCCGGGTGATGGTCGAGGCCGCGGCCGACGTCGACGG from Blastochloris tepida includes:
- a CDS encoding DUF1902 domain-containing protein, with the translated sequence MSDGLDQAQAAFHVSAIWDEEAGVFFSQSDIPGLHGEAETFEAFVTLVHALAPEMIADNTALGGKPVAIQIVARRDVVLSAA
- a CDS encoding nucleotidyltransferase family protein, whose amino-acid sequence is MTVALPTSAMVLAAGLGLRMRPLTLTTPKPLIEVAGRTLIDHVLDRLAEAAIERAVVNVHHLADRMEAHLKGRRRPRIILSDERAELLDSGGGVVKALPHLGQRFFVTNADSFWIDEAGANLRALADAFDPSTTDILMLVVPREAAVGFDGAGDFFLQPDGRLARRGSAPTAPFVYAGCCLMEARLFAGAPAGPFSLNRIFDAALAQGRLHGRVLDGLWLHVGTPPAIALAEAAIAGRRRAAS
- a CDS encoding sensor histidine kinase gives rise to the protein MREQASTLVAQLGPHQMLAAALTCGASLFAILLALQYVRLRRRTRKERAATRAQLATLRAETDRVRTLLQLDRQVIAVWGGGEDPEISGDIEIVGAAQPLRVLAFGAWLAAEQAGALETAVERLRERGEAFSMILATHAGRHIEADGRAIGGCAVLRLREATGARGEAADLAERLRRAERDATILRSLVESLQVPMWVRDAAGRLTWANAAYAAAVDAGTAEAAVGRGIELLDRADRQAAAQACAKQGRFEKRLAAIVAGERRQLDVVEIVNRSGVCAGIALDATEAEQVRTGLQQTITAHRRILDSLATGVAIFDSSKRLVFYNPAYQRLFGLDRAFLDEHPADADVLDRLRSERKLPEQADFRKWRDNFLTAYQSLEPQEQGWHLPGGRMLRVVINPNPDGGLTYLFDDITERIDLQSRINQLSGLHRETLDNLAEAVAVFGSDGRLKLHNPSFTRLWRLSPDSLAAHPHIEVIAAWCQAMCNEDVWPVLRATVTAIGGRHEPVARRIERADGSVLDATAAKLPDGSTLVTFRDVTDSVSVERVLTEKNEALEQADALKTRFIHHVSYELRTPLTNIIGFAQLLGDPAIGPLNAKQHDYVGHITGSSAALLAIIDDILDLATIDAGAMNFEPSEIDIRETMRAASDGVQDRIAEKGLKLVLDVPPGAGTMQADGKRLRQVLYNLLSNAVGFSPPGGTVTLSVRVEADAVEFRVADKGPGIPDELKDKVFERFESFANGDSQHRGAGLGLSIVRSLVALHGGEVRIESAPGRGTAVAVRFPVKPVTAPE
- the addB gene encoding double-strand break repair protein AddB; translated protein: MSPRVFTIPPGAPFLATFAAALLEGRLVADFPDAGDPAALARATLYLPTRRACRLAESALLEARGGRATLLPRLVPLGEVGEDEIDFGAADDGIPDLPDAIAPLARRLLLARLVTKLAVSPELRLDGTAGLATAPAAALALADELARLIDRMATGRVPWSRLDGLVPEELDRYWQISVRFLKAVAQDLWPAILAERGLIDPAARRDLLAAREAARIAAGAPGPVIVAGSTGSIPATRDLIAAVARHPLGAVVLPGLDTTLDEAAWGLLDPGDDGEPLPTHPQFGLAQTLAAIGIGRDAVEPLAEPASPGRERLLSRALRPAATTEQWAVPEPGLDPKAALDSVMLAVAAEPQEEALAAALALREVLETPGRHAALITPDRALARRVAADLTRWGIAVDDSAGVPLADTAAGLLARLVAEAAASDLAPVRLMALLNQPAVAFGLPAPAFAKEREALEVAVLRGPRPGAGVNGLRLALAEMRTSPEARRRNLAPWLFEQAEALAGRLGAALGAFLALGGGAVRPLRVLVDAHRAAIEAVTAGPDGAAGLVGDDAEALDELFTALLEAADDAAPMSLADYAEAVPALMSGIAVRAAFDEGARVRILGPLEARMVPLDRVVIAGLDEGRWPPDTSNDPWLSRPMRRALGLDLPERRIGLAAHDFVQAFGAPEVVLTRARKAGGAPTVPARFLQRLAAVSGKAWTEVEARGETLLALARLVDAAPPAKPVARPMPAPPLALRPARLSVTEIEDWVRDPYTIFARHVLKLRPLDPLEADVAAPARGTIVHEALAAFLKAYPDNLPPDALARLLAFGRDAFARIDGFPELRAVWWPRFVRVARWLVAEEMARRAETQVTSLVEISGSYVVPGTAFTLTGRADRIDLSATGAVVIDYKTGQPPSNPQVASGLAPQLPLEAAMVTGGGFADIAAGTPVEAMIYVRVSGGEPPGAWLPVKPQDVALADLAPQAVAGLARLVARFCDPAQGYVAHVRPKFAGRHGDYDHLARVAEWSATGGGGTEEGEA
- the tsaE gene encoding tRNA (adenosine(37)-N6)-threonylcarbamoyltransferase complex ATPase subunit type 1 TsaE, with translation MTDVPAGSAWDVELPDERATLRLARDLAAALRPGDLVTLAGDLGAGKSTLARAVIRTLAGDETLEVPSPTYTLMQIYDHLPVPVVHADLYRVRSADELEEIGFEEAAEGAAVLVEWPERAASVLAADRLEIVMALAPSRGPDARHARLVGHGAFAARLKRMREIRVFLHGAGWGDAVRRPLAGDASSRRYERLSEPGRHAVLMDAPARPDGPPVRGGLPYSRVAHLAETVTPFVAMARALRERGLSAPDILAADLTKGLLIVEDLGDGRVVEGAPPQPIVARYRAAIELLAALHATPLPPRVPVAVRLDHVLPRYDFDAFLIEVELLIDWYLPFRAVALEPGEREAFTALWRDALGAVIGAADDESTNDEAAKSDSAKPDTTKSGMTKPGMTKSEMTWVLRDFHSPNLIWLEGREGLARVGVIDFQDAVIGPAAYDVASLAQDARVDVAEDVELALLGHYVALRRRGDSAFDAKRFARDYAVLGAQRATKILGIFARLAKRDGKPLYLAHMPRVARYLGRCLAHPDLAPLKAWYAAHVPLDDLPLDGLPGGAAR
- a CDS encoding type II toxin-antitoxin system HicA family toxin, producing the protein MTKDFYAELARLLRDAGWQPVPGGKGSHEKWRHRDTGRTLIVPRTKSRHTANEILKDAGLPKAF